The Mycteria americana isolate JAX WOST 10 ecotype Jacksonville Zoo and Gardens chromosome 25, USCA_MyAme_1.0, whole genome shotgun sequence genome includes a window with the following:
- the LOC142420873 gene encoding GON-4-like protein isoform X4 produces MAARRLRGGRAPRRFRFLRSERDGAAGPGPGRRCPAASRFPVFQVGAGMSFSLKMLPCKKRRAAVAGPQSPRERSGAGEDGELPGAGGSSSAGAADGGSCVKLAPAARAGGPPSSGPGVWRGPGEASLKGGKRPPARAAPGSGQEAPGAKEACAAARLPEGLRSPEAVAEEEQDGEDIERRKRRRKATKRKREGKSQEEEGSLSCDIKLDDTLDRTLEDGAKQHNLTVVNVRNILHEVITNEHVVAMMKAAISETEDIPLFEPKMTRSKLKEVVEKGVVIPTWNISPIKKANEVKPPQFVDIPLEEDDSSDEEYQPEDEDEDETAEESLLESDVESTASSPRGAKRSRTRRSSDEEGGTLCEMEKVTTPVVRHISAEVVPMGPPPPPKPKQNKDSTFMEKLHAVDEELASSPVCMDSYQSLEDSLIAFRTRSKRPLKDVPLGQLEAELRAPDITPDMYDPNTADDEEWKRWLGGLMNDDVENEDEADDDDDPEYNFLEDLDEPDTEDFRNDRAVRITKKEVNELMEELFETFQDEMGFSNMEDEGPEDEDNVTESRPNFNTPQALRFEEPLANLLNEQHRTVKEQLEQLRMKKSSIKPPQEIEKSKPQNEKPLQSLVLDSMQRKRLQQQMQQHVQLLTQIHLLASSNPALSSEASTTRMFLSELGNFARSSTLLRQSFSPKFQTMFQPCNLKGALQLIEDFHAQVQVDWSPRKAVKKSANEFPCLPKQVAWILATRRVFMYPELLPICSLKANPPRDKIIFTKAEDNLLALGLKHFEGTEFPKPLISKYLLPTKTAHQLTVRIKNLNMNRAPDNIIRYYKKTKQLPILFKCCEEIQPNEWKPPVEREEHRLPFWLKASLPSIQGELKQLAEDARETPGSPDAESVFLGTGKETSDTEYDEKYPLLMPKGLVLTLKPLANRFSRRAWRRQRSSALKPVLIRPSPCLQPNSNTINIQKTVKLSQSEAPPSKVMVQIPRLIQPATVMQTVPGVQPLNVPAVVGSGDGLEFQNVLSTSHSDSRQAFSAAVPPALVSSNPVTFQPKLMLPALAGAKIRKPCVRKGYQKKKGTKSAPLIKTSPLIQPSPVILTVPATTVKVVNIGNGCNMIQPINTTVGRGTQAIPVTTLLVNPSTFPCPLNQPLVTSSIPSLIVSPNPVGLSASTVGENEEQLNLVPSCPAGNNKNTYPMVEPKVEPPELYISCSAVSPKKECSTNPAASNNSSQEKVNKSDHCSWTAVEGDKNASEPLSVDLLPHLEDPDETVKIEPEDSNDATKEVNAVQKRDLLCAEVKEEFMLDLGQELNMEAACSCSNDLKEIKKERTSCDEKGEEERRALQSSPRGEQQMDAGVVAGPQVSSESPKNLSYTADVEAEFSSPLGRPEDSSSIDGQSVGTPAGPEAGGEREGQEEEEEDDFDDFTQDEDEEMSSASEESILSVPELQETMEKLTWLATERRLSQEGDSEEENSQEENSEPEEEEEEEGEGIESLQKDDEICGDTSEEPKSAFTLTKTAPQVEAHRMPAGENLKATGKGRSSHRTRNKRGRARASKDTSKLLLLYDEDILERDPLREQKDLAFAQAYLTRVREALQHVPGKYEDFLRVIYEFEISTDKRTAVDLYSTLQKLLHDWPQLLTDFAAFLLPEQALECGLFEEQQAFEKSRKFLRQLEICFAENPAHHQKIIKVLQNCADCLPQEIAELKTQMWQLLKGHDHLQDEFSIFFDHLRPSASRMGDFEEINWTEEKEYEFDGFEEVSLPDVEEEDEPPKMHASSKNKKRKEIGGQNNDKEVEWVDGMKECSCSCHEGSSDLKLKKSKRRTCSHCSSKVCENKFYKNKDSQELTASLVQREASPRPEGKDSGMSKEPAEESLENRDEGEDVQSRTKTISRKVDPLASGSHLEGRIVSSRHASSEKAALPDHQVQEAGVSAVVNTAKDSDSSVTGPRWPHLQKATLKLPQETKDCPCTVGSESEGLNQQHQGNADASLGLSRDLLLSSRSATVRGLTGPTSSSGKSLCQTEGLHSDSSDKLTVFGHASKLGVKEFEGPPLPLEGKPEAKQGWITPGRKPTLGKSCSSQSPENRILEADDRGCAGNFPESRLKSDANNSFQVHQHSEQLEYRVVTASLGQKEEEQQQQRVTEATVCAKNSKVSSTGEKVVLWTREADRVILTTCQEKGAHLETFHAISQKLGNKTASEVSHRFRELMKLFHTSCDGSSEDEEDATSTSNTDQLSDKDLLLSEEEPDD; encoded by the exons ATGGCGGCGCGGCGCctgcgcggcgggcgggccccgCGGCGCTTCCGCTTCCTGCGGAGCgagcgggacggggcggcggggcccgggcccgggcggcggtGCCCCGCGGCCAGCCGCTTTCCTGTCTTCCAGGTGGGCGCCGGCATGTCGTTCTCGCTGAAGATGCTGCCCTGCAAGAAGAGGAgagcggcggtggcggggccgcAGAGCCCGCGAGAGCGCAGCGGCGCTGGGGAGGACGGGGAGCTGCCCGGCGCCGGCGGTTCCTCCTCGGCGGGCGCTGCCGATGGCGGCTCCTGCGTCAAACTCGCGCCGGCGGCCCGAGCCGGTGGGCCGCCCTCCTCCGGCCCGGGCGTGTGGAGGGGGCCCGGGGAGGCCTCGCTGAAGGGCGGGAAGAGGCCCCCCGCCAGGGCGGCTCCGGGCTCCGGTCAGGAAGCGCCGGGCGCGAAGGAGGCCTGCGCTGCCGCCCGGCTCCCCGAGGGCCTCAGGAGCCCTGAAGCGGTGGCGGAAG agGAGCAAGATGGAGAGGATAtcgagagaaggaagaggaggaggaaggcaaccaaacggaaaagagaagggaaaagtcaAGAAGAGGAGGGATCTTTGTCTTGTGACATCAAGCTAGATGATACCCTTGATCGCACCTTAGAAGATGGAGCTAAACAACATAACCTGACAGTCGTCAATGTGCGAAACATCCTGCAT GAAGTGATCACAAATGAGCATGTGGTTGCCATGATGAAAGCAGCCATCAGTGAGACAGAAGATATACCTTTGTTT GAGCCCAAAATGACTCGTTCCAAACTGAAGGAAGTTGTGGAGAAAGGAGTG GTGATTCCAACGTGGAATATTTCTCCAATTAAGAAGGCAAATGAGGTGAAG CCTCCTCAGTTTGTGGACATTCCTCTTGAGGAAGATGATTCATCTGATGAAGAATACCAGcctgaggatgaggatgaggatgagacTGCGGAAGAG AGCTTACTGGAAAGTGATGTAGAGAGCACTGCTTCTTCTCCTCGGGGAGCAAAACGATCTAGGACAAGGCGATCATCTGATGAAGAGGGAGGGACGCTCTGTGAG ATGGAGAAGGTTACTACACCTGTTGTTAGACATATTAGTGCTGAAGTAGTTCCCATGGGACCTCCACCACCTcctaaaccaaagcaaaacaaagacagCACATTCATGGAGAAGCTGCATGCAGTGGATGAAGAATTGGCTTCAAGCCCGGTGTGCATGGATTCTTACCAG TCTCTGGAAGACAGCCTCATTGCCTTCCGAACCCGATCTAAGAGACCACTGAAGGATGTTCCTCTTGGTCAGCTGGAGGCTGAGCTCCGAGCCCCAGACATCACGCCTGATATGTATGATCCCAATACTGCAGATGATGAAGAATGGAAAAGGTGGCTTGGAGGACTCATGAATGATGATGTGGAGAATGAAG ACGaagcagatgatgatgatgacccTGAGTACAACTTCCTGGAAGATCTGGATGAACCAGATACAGAAGACTTCAGAAATGATCGTGCTGTGAGAATTACCA AAAAGGAAGTGAATGAACTGATGGAGGAGCTGTTTGAGACA TTTCAGGATGAGATGGGTTTCTCGAACATGGAAGATGAAGGTCCAGAAGATGAAGATAATGTTACAGAGTCACGGCCAAATTTTAATACACCACAAGCACTTAG ATTTGAAGAGCCTCTGGCCAATTTATTGAATGAACAACACCGAACGGTGAAGGAACAACTTGAGCAGTTGAGAATGAAAAAGTCCTCGATCAAGCCACCACAAGAGATAGAAAAATCAAAACCTCAAAATGAGAAGCCTCTCCAGAGCCTTGTTCTGGACAGTATGCAAAGAAAGAGGCTccagcagcaaatgcagcag CATGTTCAGCTTCTGACTCAAATCCATCTTCTCGCAAGTTCCAACCCTGCTTTAAGTTCAGAGGCCAGTACTACCAGGATGTTTTTG AGCGAGCTTGGTAACTTTGCTCGAAGCTCTACACTCCTTCGTCAGTCATTCAGTCCTAAGTTTCAAACAATGTTCCAGCCATGTAACTTGAAGGGAGCACTGCAGCTTATTGAAGATTTTCATGCCCAAGTCCAAGTTGACTGGAGCCCTCGCAAAGCTGTGAAGAAGAGTG CCAATGAATTTCCATGTTTGCCAAAGCAAGTGGCATGGATTTTGGCAACAAGGAGAGTCTTTATGTATCCAGAGTTACTGCCAATATGTTCCTTGAAAGCAAACCCTCCCCGGGACAAGATTATCTTCACCAAGGCAGAGGACAA TTTATTAGCTTTAGGTTTGAAACATTTTGAAGGGACAGAGTTTCCAAAGCCTTTGATCAGCAAGTATCTCTTGCCAACAAAAACTGCCCACCAGCTTACAGTACGAATCAAGAATCTCAATATGAATCGAGCCCCTGATAATATTATCAGA TActataaaaagacaaaacagttaCCCATTCTGTTCAAGTGCTGTGAGGAAATCCAGCCTAATGAGTGGAAGCCCCCTGTGGAGAGAGAAGAACATCGCCTGCCATTTTGGCTAAAG GCAAGCTTGCCCTCCATTCAGGGGGAATTGAAGCAATTAGCAGAAGATGCCAGGGAGACGCCAGGTTCGCCTGATGCAGAATCTGTCTTTTTGGGGACAGGAAAGGAAACTTCAGACACAGAATATGATGAAAAATACCCTCTACTCATGCCAAAGGGACTAGTACTGACCTTAAAGCCTCTTGCCAATCGATTCTCTAGGAGAGCATGGAGGAGGCAGAGGTCTTCAGCTCTGAAGCCTGTCCTCATTCGACCGAGTCCTTGTCTGCAGCCCAATTCCAACACTATTAACATCCAGAAGACTGTGAAGTTGTCCCAGTCAGAAGCTCCTCCCAGCAAAGTTATGGTTCAGATTCCTCGGCTAATCCAGCCAGCTACAGTTATGCAGACGGTGCCGGGAGTGCAGCCTTTGAATGTTCCAGCAGTGGTAGGAAGTGGGGATGGCTTGGAATTTCAGAATGTGCTCTCCACTTCTCATTCGGACTCCAGACAAGCTTTCTCAGCTGCTGTACCACCAGCTCTAGTGTCCTCAAATCCAGTAACTTTTCAGCCAAAACTGATGTTGCCAGCTCTGGCTGGAGCAAAAATACGCAAACCTTGTGTTCGTAAGggataccaaaagaaaaaagggacaaaatCTGCCCCACTGATAAAGACCTCACCTTTGATTCAGCCATCTCCTGTCATCCTTACTGTACCTGCTACCACAGTGAAAGTGGTTAATATAGGCAATGGTTGCAATATGATTCAGCCCATAAATACAACAGTTGGTAGAGGCACTCAGGCTATTCCAGTTACAACCTTATTGGTAAATCCATCCACTTTCCCGTGTCCCTTAAATCAGCCTCTAGTGACTTCTTCAATCCCTTCGTTGATAGTCTCTCCTAACCCTGTTGGTCTTTCTGCATCAACTGTTGGTGAAAATGAAGAACAGCTGAATCTGgttccttcctgccctgctggaaacaacaaaaatacctaTCCCATGGTGGAGCCCAAGGTTGAACCCCCGGAGCTGTACATTTCATGCTCTGCTGTCTCCCCCAAGAAAGAGTGTAGTACAAATCCTGCTGCTTCAAATAACAGCAGTCAGGAAAAGGTAAATAAGAGTGACCACTGTAGCTGGACAGCGGTAGAAGGAGACAAGAACGCTTCAGAGCCATTGTCTGTGGACCTTTTGCCTCACTTAGAAGATCCAGATGAAACGGTGAAAATTGAGCCTGAAGATTCAAATGATGCTACCAAGGAAGTAAATGCAGTACAGAAGAGGGATCTTTTATGTGCTGAAGTGAAGGAGGAATTCATGCTGGATCTTGGCCAGGAGCTGAACATGGAGGCTGCATGTTCGTGTTCAAATgacctgaaagaaattaaaaaggaacgTACTTCGTGTGAcgagaagggagaagaagaacGACGGGCTTTGCAGTCATCTCCCCGTGGTGAACAGCAGATGGATGCAGGTGTTGTTGCTGGACCACAAGTAAGCAGTGAGTCTCCAAAGAATCTTTCGTATACAGCAGATGTTGAGGCAGAATTTAGTAGTCCACTAGGAAGACCAGAGGATTCGTCCAGTATAGATGGCCAGTCTGTTGGGACACCAGCTGGCCCTGAagctggaggagagagagaaggacaagaagaagaggaagaagacgACTTTGATGATTTTACACaagatgaggatgaagaaatGTCATCAGCCTCAGAAGAATCTATTCTTTCAGTGCCAGAACTTCag GAGACAATGGAAAAACTTACTTGGCTTGCAACAGAGAGACGTTTGAGCCAAGAAGGAGATTCTGAAGAAGAGAATTCCCAGGAAGAGAACTCtgagccggaggaggaggaggaggaggaaggggaaggaataGAGAGTTTACAGAAAGATGATGAAATATGTGGAGATACATCAGAGGAACCTAAATCTGCCTTCACATTGACAAAGACGGCCCCGCAGGTGGAAGCCCACAGAATGCCAGCAG GAGAAAACTTGAAAGCcactgggaagggcaggagctcCCACAGAACCAGAAATAAGAGGGGACGGGCTCGTGCTAGCAAAGATACATCTAAGCTGCTCCTCTTGTATGATGAAGACATCCTGGAGAGAGATCCTCTGCGGGAACAGAAAGATTTGGCATTTGCACAAGCCTATCTAACCAGG GTGCGTGAAGCCTTGCAGCATGTTCCTGGAAAGTATGAAGACTTTCTTCGCGTTATCTATGAGTTTGAGATTAGCACGGACAAGCGAACAGCTGTGGATCTCTATTCCACTTTACAGAAACTGTTGCATGACTGGCCACAGTTGCTCACAGATTTCGCTGCCTTTCTTTTACCAGAACAAGCCTTGGAGTGTGGACTG TTTGAAGAGCAGCAAGCATTTGAAAAAAGCCGGAAGTTCCTCAGGCAGCTGGagatttgttttgctgaaaatccTGCCCACCATCAAAAGATCATCAAAGTTCTGCAGAATTGTGCAGACTGCCTCCCCCAGGAGATTGCAGAG ctgaAGACCCAAATGTGGCAACTGTTGAAAGGGCACGACCACTTGCAGGATGAGTTCTCAATTTTCTTTGATCACTTACGGCCCTCAGCCAGCCGCATGGGAGATTTTGAGGAGATCAACTGGACGGAAGAGAAGGAGTATGAG ttTGATGGGTTTGAAGAGGTGTCTCTGCCAGATGTAGAAGAAGAGGATGAACCACCCAAGATGCATGCATCCTCAAAAAATAAGAAGCGGAAAGAGATCGGAGGCCAGAACAATGACAAG GAGGTCGAGTGGGTAGATGGGATGAAGGAATGTTCATGTTCCTGCCATGAAGGGAGTAGCGATCTCaagctaaagaaaagcaaaaggaggacCTGCAGCCATTGTAGTAGTAAG GTGtgtgaaaacaaattttataaaaataaagattctCAAGAGCTGACTGCAAGCCTTGTTCAGCGAGAAGCAAGTCCTCGGCCTGAAGGGAAGGATTCTGGAATGTCTAAGGAACCTGCAGAAGAAAGCCTGGAGAACAGAGATGAGGGAGAGGATGTCCAGAGCAGAACAAAAACCATATCTAGGAAAGTGGACCCTCTAGCTTCAG GATCTCACCTGGAAGGAAGGATTGTCTCCAGCAGACATGCATCTTCTGAAAAAGCTGCACTGCCTGATCATCAGGTTCAAGAAGCAGGTGTCAGTGCTGTTGTGAATACTGCAAAGGACAGTGACTCTTCTGTCACGGGCCCCAGATGGCCACATCTACAAAAAGCTACGCTAAAACTACCTCAAGAAACCAAAGACTGCCCTTGCACTGTGGGAAGTGAGAGTGAGGGACTAAACCAGCAACATCAAGGAAATGCAGATGCTTCCCTTGGGCTGAGCAGAGATCTGCTGCTGTCTTCTCGTTCTGCTACAGTAAGAGGTTTAACGGGACCTACTTCCTCTTCTGGAAAGAGTTTATGTCAGACTGAAGGGCTTCATTCTGATTCATCAGATAAGCTCACTGTCTTTGGTCATGCTTCAAAATTAGGTGTGAAAGAATTTGAGGGACCACCTTTGCCTCTGGAAGGAAAACCTGAAGCAAAGCAGGGTTGGATAACACCGGGTAGAAAACCAACACTGGGTAAGAGCTGCAGCTCACAGTCCCCTGAGAATCGCATTTTGGAAGCAGATGATAGGGGCTGTGCTGGAAATTTTCCTGAAAGCAGATTAAAGTCAGATGCAAACAACAGCTTCCAGGTGCATCAGCATTCTGAGCAGCTAGAATATAGAGTGGTTACTGCCTCCCTggggcaaaaggaagaggagcagcaacAGCAGCGAGTCACAGAAGCAACTGTGTGTGCCAAGAACAGCAAAGTCAGCTCGACTGGGGAGAAGGTTGTCCTCTGGACCAG